The following coding sequences are from one Archocentrus centrarchus isolate MPI-CPG fArcCen1 chromosome 4, fArcCen1, whole genome shotgun sequence window:
- the LOC115778855 gene encoding LOW QUALITY PROTEIN: FYVE, RhoGEF and PH domain-containing protein 6-like (The sequence of the model RefSeq protein was modified relative to this genomic sequence to represent the inferred CDS: substituted 2 bases at 2 genomic stop codons), which translates to MKHGDNFQKLMQIQYSLNGHHEIVQPGRVFLKEGTLMKLSRKVMQPRMFFLFNDALMYTTPVQSAQYKLNSVLSLAGMKVSKPSQEAYQNELNIESVERSFILSASSATERDDWLEAIAKAIDDYTKKKITFISSRSQEEVKAQSLCGGAPLGSKAPIWIPDLRATMCMICTCEFTLTWRRHHCRACGKVVCQACSTNKYXLEYLKNQPARVCDHCFAKLQENSKXRGRLHWRVSSRMSHFKSDRCASTSISPIKSGAFSFTRKQKKIPAALKEVSANTENSSMSGYLNRSKGNKKQWKRLWFVIKNKVLYTYAASEDVAALESQPLLGFFLREEKNGPAQKLQFKLYHKNTLFYIFKADD; encoded by the exons ATGAAACACGGG gataaCTTTCAGAAGCTGATGCAGATTCAGTACAGCCTCAACGGGCACCATGAGATCGTCCAGCCGGGCAGG GTGTTTCTGAAGGAGGGCACTCTGATGAAGCTGTCCAGGAAAGTCATGCAGCCACGGATGTTCTTCCTG TTTAATGACGCTCTCATGTACACCACTCCAGTCCAGTCTGCCCAGTATAAACTCAACAGTGTCCTCTCGCTGGCTGGGATGAAG GTGAGTAAGCCCAGCCAGGAGGCCTATCAGAACGAGCTGAACATCGAAAGCGTCGAGCGCTCTTTCATCTTGTCTGCAAG CTCAGCTACCGAGAGAGACGACTGGCTGGAGGCCATCGCCAAAGCCATAGACGACTACACGAAGAAGAAAATCACCTTCATATCGAGTCGAAGTCAGGAGGAGGTAAAAGCACAAAGTCTGTGTGG CGGGGCCCCGTTAGGTTCAAAGGCTCCCATCTGGATCCCGGACCTGAGGGCCACCATGTGCATGATCTGCACCTGCGAGTTCACCCTCACTTGGAGGAGGCACCACTGTCGCGCCTGTGGAAAG GTGGTGTGTCAGGCGTGCTCCACCAACAAATACTAGCTGGAGTACTTAAAGAATCAACCAGCTCGCGTGTGTGATCACTGCTTTGcaaagctgcaggagaacagtaAGTAAAGAGGAAGGTTGCACTGGAGAGTCAGCAGCAGGATGTCACATTTTAAGA GTGACCGCTGTGCTTCGACATCAATTTCTCCCATCAAATCTGGAGCTTTCTCCTTCAccagaaaacagaagaagattCCTGCTGCACTGAAAGAG GTGTCTGCCAACACAGAGAACTCCTCCATGAGCGGCTATCTAAACAGGTCAAAAGGCAACAAGAAGCAGTGGAAGAGGCTGTGGTTTGTCATAAAGAATAAAGTCCTGTACACCTACGCTGCCAGCGAA GATGTGGCGGCGTTAGAGAGCCAACCTTTGCTGGGCTTCTTCCTGAGAGAGGAGAAGAACGGGCCAGCTCAGAAGCTGCAGTTTAAGCTgtatcacaaaaacacactgttttACATCTTCAAAGCTGAtgac